One Echinicola strongylocentroti DNA window includes the following coding sequences:
- a CDS encoding LytR/AlgR family response regulator transcription factor yields the protein MKVLIVEDEILAAEKLSNMLKKYDSSIQILDNLTAVEETVKWLQQHPAPDLIMMDIQIDDGVCFEIFQQVEVSSPVIFTTAYDQYAIKAFQVHSIDYLLKPFSFEKLEKSLEKLKKITSPTAPPSSSIINVDELLQALQQKDLSYKSRFLVKAGTKIRSIKTEDIAYIYTDRKLNLLVTNEGDRYPLDQSLDELTQVLDPETFFRANRQLILQIDSVSAIHPYFKGRVKLDLTPPLDAEIIISSEKTPDFKAWLDR from the coding sequence ATGAAGGTACTGATCGTAGAAGACGAAATCTTGGCTGCCGAAAAGCTGAGCAACATGCTCAAAAAATACGACAGCTCTATCCAAATCCTGGACAACCTCACTGCAGTGGAAGAAACCGTCAAATGGCTTCAGCAGCACCCTGCTCCTGACTTGATCATGATGGACATCCAGATAGATGATGGTGTCTGCTTCGAGATTTTCCAACAAGTGGAAGTCAGCAGCCCAGTGATCTTTACCACTGCTTATGATCAGTACGCCATCAAGGCCTTTCAGGTCCACAGTATCGATTACCTCCTAAAACCATTTTCTTTTGAAAAACTGGAAAAAAGCTTGGAGAAACTAAAAAAGATCACCTCACCAACAGCCCCACCTTCTTCTTCGATAATCAATGTAGACGAACTTCTTCAGGCCCTCCAGCAGAAGGACCTCTCCTACAAGTCACGCTTTTTGGTAAAAGCAGGGACCAAAATCCGATCCATCAAAACCGAGGACATCGCCTACATCTACACTGACAGAAAGCTTAACCTCCTCGTGACCAACGAAGGTGACCGTTACCCGCTTGACCAATCCCTGGACGAGCTCACCCAAGTACTCGATCCCGAAACGTTCTTCAGGGCCAACAGACAGCTTATCCTTCAAATCGATTCCGTTTCGGCCATCCACCCCTATTTCAAAGGCCGCGTAAAGCTAGACCTCACCCCTCCGCTGGACGCCGAAATCATCATCAGCAGCGAAAAGACCCCTGACTTCAAAGCCTGGCTGGACAGGTAG